In the genome of Pseudobdellovibrionaceae bacterium, one region contains:
- a CDS encoding THUMP domain-containing protein: MPSFLAVTSRGLHKALLDEMTERDFQSLNKTASGVEFSGSWKECYRANLLLKCTPRILKPILDFSAYNKEDFYNNAKKHDFTKYIEPHQTLAVQSSVQGSIFTDQRYPSMLLKDVVVDQFQAKFNKRPNVNKDQPDLSLFVKIYNSQVSIALDTTGFSLTQRGYREQTATAPIKEHLAAAVLMLSKWQVGEPLYDPMCGTGTFLIEAAKWNDLRDDRFGFKRWKAFQVEPYNELVKELQKQKPSTPTFIMGSDISDQNIESTAGNLRRAKLIDKINLFSMNYFNLNAEKLKMRLKQDLPEKGLVVLNPPYDKRLQVKGNLENFYDQVVLKTAEVFPNWRLSLLAPGDFDERKMKCTVDSLARFESGGMKIKLLRFPNLKRFV; the protein is encoded by the coding sequence GTGCCTAGTTTTTTAGCTGTAACATCTCGTGGTCTGCACAAAGCTTTGTTAGATGAAATGACAGAGCGAGATTTTCAATCCTTAAATAAAACCGCTTCAGGGGTAGAGTTTTCTGGTTCATGGAAAGAGTGTTATCGTGCAAATTTACTTTTAAAATGTACACCACGAATTTTAAAACCCATCTTGGACTTTTCTGCTTATAACAAAGAAGACTTTTATAATAATGCCAAAAAGCATGACTTCACGAAATATATTGAGCCCCATCAAACCTTAGCGGTGCAAAGCAGTGTGCAAGGCAGCATCTTTACAGATCAAAGATACCCAAGCATGCTGTTAAAAGATGTGGTTGTGGATCAGTTTCAGGCAAAATTTAACAAGCGACCAAATGTGAATAAAGACCAGCCTGACTTAAGTTTATTTGTAAAAATTTATAATAGCCAAGTCTCTATTGCTTTAGACACTACGGGTTTTTCTTTAACCCAAAGAGGCTACCGAGAGCAGACAGCTACAGCCCCCATCAAAGAACATCTTGCTGCGGCTGTGTTGATGCTTAGTAAATGGCAAGTGGGTGAACCTCTTTACGATCCTATGTGTGGTACGGGGACCTTTTTGATCGAGGCCGCAAAATGGAACGATCTGCGTGATGATCGCTTTGGATTTAAACGCTGGAAGGCCTTTCAAGTAGAGCCCTACAACGAACTGGTTAAAGAATTACAAAAACAAAAACCTTCGACTCCCACCTTTATCATGGGGTCTGATATTTCTGATCAAAACATTGAAAGCACGGCGGGTAATCTTAGACGTGCGAAGTTGATTGATAAAATCAATTTATTTTCAATGAACTACTTTAACTTAAATGCTGAAAAATTAAAAATGCGTTTAAAACAAGACTTACCAGAAAAGGGACTTGTGGTCCTTAACCCCCCTTATGACAAAAGGCTTCAGGTCAAAGGCAATTTAGAAAATTTTTATGATCAAGTGGTTCTAAAAACCGCAGAAGTATTCCCTAACTGGAGACTGTCGTTACTTGCTCCAGGGGATTTTGATGAACGTAAGATGAAGTGCACTGTGGATTCGCTGGCTCGCTTCGAATCTGGTGGAATGAAGATTAAACTTTTAAGATTTCCAAACTTAAAAAGGTTTGTATAA
- the rpmB gene encoding 50S ribosomal protein L28: MSRCELTGKGPVVKNLVSHSNIKTKSTALPNIQKKKLLSQALDSQVTLNVAVSTLKSIEHTGGFDKFILSQKDEVLSKRALVIKNKIQKKLRAKKGN; the protein is encoded by the coding sequence ATGTCTCGTTGTGAATTGACTGGAAAAGGCCCTGTTGTGAAGAACTTAGTGAGCCACTCAAATATTAAAACTAAATCTACAGCTCTGCCCAATATTCAAAAGAAGAAACTTTTGAGCCAGGCTTTGGATTCTCAAGTGACTTTAAACGTAGCTGTGAGCACTCTAAAAAGTATCGAGCACACAGGTGGATTTGATAAATTCATCCTTAGCCAAAAAGACGAAGTGCTGTCTAAACGTGCTTTGGTGATCAAAAACAAAATTCAAAAGAAATTAAGAGCTAAAAAAGGAAACTAG
- the infA gene encoding translation initiation factor IF-1 codes for MAKDDLAQFEGKVLDAAAGGLYKIMLDNGVEIKAKLCGKMRRFNIRVVVGDKVTVGVSPYDPTHGLIMYRHK; via the coding sequence ATGGCAAAAGACGATTTAGCTCAATTCGAAGGTAAAGTGCTCGATGCAGCGGCAGGCGGGCTCTACAAAATCATGCTTGATAATGGTGTGGAAATTAAAGCCAAGCTTTGCGGCAAAATGCGCCGTTTTAATATTCGTGTGGTTGTGGGGGATAAAGTCACAGTGGGTGTTTCACCTTATGACCCTACACATGGCCTCATCATGTACCGCCATAAATAA
- a CDS encoding endonuclease/exonuclease/phosphatase family protein, protein MSVLFIFTSQVWGAEFSVATWNIQKGGTSGWAELLHVHQPDIALIQEVTTDPLQVLSPLETALGESYRWLLNPAWIMSDGYATGTLNMSHYEVTNHELLLSQDVEPFAATPKSMIMTDYLIPMCGEVRVINLHMLNFNLGSAYGRQLEQLSDAIKNHQGPLVVAGDFNSWNIFRENTLFWWAEGLGLSHVETARHTWVFVLDHIFYKNLTLKEAEEVPTSLSDHHLLKAKFNCP, encoded by the coding sequence ATGAGTGTTCTTTTTATTTTTACGTCTCAGGTTTGGGGAGCCGAGTTTTCAGTGGCCACTTGGAACATTCAAAAAGGCGGAACCTCAGGTTGGGCTGAACTTTTACACGTCCATCAGCCTGACATTGCTTTGATTCAAGAGGTCACTACAGACCCTTTGCAAGTGCTGTCCCCTCTGGAAACCGCACTGGGTGAGTCTTATCGTTGGTTACTTAATCCTGCATGGATCATGAGTGATGGATATGCCACGGGAACATTAAACATGTCCCACTATGAAGTTACAAATCATGAGTTGTTATTAAGCCAAGATGTAGAACCCTTTGCAGCGACTCCAAAGTCGATGATCATGACGGACTACCTGATTCCCATGTGTGGAGAGGTTCGAGTGATCAATCTGCACATGTTAAATTTTAATTTAGGATCAGCCTATGGTCGGCAGTTAGAACAGTTGAGCGACGCTATTAAAAATCATCAAGGGCCTTTAGTGGTGGCTGGAGATTTTAACAGCTGGAATATTTTTAGAGAGAACACTCTGTTTTGGTGGGCTGAAGGTTTGGGACTATCCCATGTTGAAACCGCAAGACACACTTGGGTTTTTGTTTTAGATCATATCTTTTACAAAAATTTAACATTGAAAGAAGCTGAAGAAGTCCCCACCTCTTTATCGGATCATCATTTACTTAAAGCTAAGTTTAACTGTCCTTAA
- a CDS encoding KOW motif-containing protein gives MKLKIKKGQKVKVISGSHKGMTGEVLDIDKTNLKIKVSGVAIKTHFSKEDGLQKKEAYIDYSKVAAVK, from the coding sequence ATGAAGTTAAAGATTAAAAAAGGCCAAAAAGTAAAAGTGATTTCTGGTAGCCATAAAGGTATGACTGGTGAAGTTCTTGATATTGATAAAACAAATCTTAAGATCAAAGTTTCAGGCGTAGCCATTAAGACTCATTTTTCTAAAGAAGATGGTCTACAAAAGAAAGAAGCCTATATTGATTACTCTAAAGTGGCTGCTGTAAAATAG
- the lpxD gene encoding UDP-3-O-(3-hydroxymyristoyl)glucosamine N-acyltransferase yields MNVVQKSNPTLSELLEKYSGLITEAPTRKSTSNSDVLLTCASALDQPKPNSIIFLNELQALAEVIQVQPQVIVLPQKTPEDVLSGIPSDIIILLSPNPKLAMALINKEYFSYSRIDGHFDFSESPIHPTAQIHPTAELGQNVHVGPFAVIGADSKIGNNSKIAAHAVIEKDCELGEGCVIFSHTTIGWRSRLGQFCVVQSGCTIGSDGFGYATDEKGQHHGIPHQGRVILGHHVHIGAGTQIDRGTYGDTIIGDQTKIDNLVHIAHNCKIGRSCLLTAGFMMAGSSELGDFFVAGGGTFVTGHIKVTSNVQVAGKSVVHKSVDKSGSYGGYPLVPLKEHLKNLASLGKITTLRKDIDTILKKTGLR; encoded by the coding sequence GTGAACGTAGTCCAAAAATCCAACCCCACACTTTCTGAACTTTTAGAAAAGTACTCAGGCCTCATTACTGAAGCCCCCACACGCAAGAGCACTTCAAACTCAGATGTGCTTCTGACCTGTGCTTCAGCTTTGGATCAACCTAAACCCAACTCCATTATTTTTTTAAACGAGCTTCAGGCACTAGCCGAAGTGATTCAAGTCCAACCCCAAGTGATTGTACTTCCCCAAAAGACCCCTGAAGATGTACTCAGCGGCATTCCATCAGACATCATCATACTTCTTAGCCCCAATCCCAAACTTGCCATGGCCCTGATCAATAAAGAGTATTTTTCTTATTCGCGCATAGATGGCCACTTTGATTTTTCTGAATCCCCTATTCATCCCACTGCGCAGATTCACCCCACGGCCGAGTTGGGTCAGAATGTCCATGTCGGTCCCTTTGCCGTCATCGGTGCTGATTCTAAAATCGGCAACAATAGTAAAATCGCTGCTCACGCTGTCATTGAAAAAGACTGCGAACTAGGTGAAGGCTGTGTCATCTTCTCTCACACCACAATCGGTTGGCGATCACGTTTGGGACAGTTTTGTGTGGTGCAATCAGGCTGCACCATTGGGTCTGATGGTTTTGGTTACGCCACAGACGAAAAGGGTCAACACCATGGCATTCCTCACCAAGGCCGAGTGATTCTGGGCCACCATGTGCATATCGGGGCTGGAACTCAGATTGATAGAGGCACTTACGGTGACACTATCATTGGGGATCAAACTAAAATTGATAATTTGGTTCATATCGCTCACAACTGTAAAATAGGTCGATCTTGTTTGCTCACGGCAGGATTTATGATGGCGGGCTCCTCAGAACTGGGAGACTTTTTTGTTGCAGGTGGTGGCACATTTGTAACTGGACATATCAAGGTGACTAGCAACGTGCAAGTTGCTGGCAAGTCCGTTGTTCATAAGAGTGTGGATAAATCAGGGAGCTACGGAGGATACCCTCTTGTCCCCTTAAAAGAACATCTTAAAAACTTAGCCAGCTTAGGAAAAATCACTACTCTTAGAAAAGACATCGACACTATACTGAAAAAGACAGGGCTAAGATAA
- the metG gene encoding methionine--tRNA ligase, with protein sequence MKPKFYTTTPIYYVNDKPHLGTAYATVMVDTMNRFRKLVGFETKFLTGVDEHGQKIQQTAEKRGVTPQQHCDEFAQNFLNTWARLKIDYDIFYRTTAPSHIKTVQYVLQQLFDKGDIYSQNYEGWYCVSDETFYPEDDLVDGKSPTGKPVEKVSEKNYFFKMSKYQQQLIDHIQKNPHFIQPESKRNEVLGFLAQPLEDLSISRPKSRIHWGIPLPFDDSHVTYVWVDALSNYIAAVGYGSDEEQFKTWWTDAKVQHIIGKDILTTHAVYWTTILFSLGVKLPDEIFAHGWILNKDSAKMSKSQGDVLDPLAVVDKVGLESFKYYLSSEIRFGNDAPFSEELVIQKVNSDLANTLGNLLSRSTNLIDKFYSQALPEGSAQAHPIKDAGLGLFAKVKTHVLANEPHLVCFEVIQYLKQINQFVEENAPWKMVKEDTVKAGIVLRDTTEALRISACLLRPILQDKMDQLLTALNYKFDWNTVEQDVTQWYVLKSDQPITKAEPLFPRIQ encoded by the coding sequence ATGAAACCAAAGTTTTACACGACAACTCCGATTTACTACGTGAACGATAAACCGCATCTAGGTACGGCTTACGCCACAGTCATGGTTGACACCATGAACCGCTTTAGAAAACTTGTAGGGTTTGAAACTAAGTTTCTTACAGGTGTCGATGAACATGGACAAAAGATTCAACAGACCGCAGAAAAACGTGGCGTCACCCCTCAACAGCACTGCGATGAATTCGCACAAAATTTTCTCAATACTTGGGCGCGACTCAAAATTGATTATGATATTTTTTATAGAACCACGGCTCCCTCACATATCAAAACCGTGCAGTACGTTTTACAACAATTGTTTGATAAAGGTGATATCTATAGCCAGAACTATGAGGGTTGGTATTGCGTCAGTGATGAAACATTTTATCCCGAAGACGATCTTGTCGATGGCAAATCCCCCACAGGTAAACCCGTAGAAAAAGTTTCAGAAAAAAATTACTTTTTTAAGATGTCCAAATATCAACAGCAGTTGATTGATCACATCCAAAAAAATCCGCACTTCATTCAACCCGAAAGCAAGCGCAATGAAGTTTTGGGATTTTTGGCCCAACCCTTAGAGGACTTAAGTATCAGTCGTCCCAAATCACGCATACACTGGGGCATCCCGCTTCCATTTGATGATTCCCACGTGACTTATGTTTGGGTGGACGCTTTAAGTAATTATATTGCCGCCGTAGGGTATGGTTCTGACGAAGAACAATTCAAAACATGGTGGACCGATGCCAAAGTTCAACACATCATCGGCAAAGACATCTTAACTACTCACGCTGTGTATTGGACCACAATTCTTTTTTCTTTAGGGGTCAAACTACCCGATGAGATCTTTGCCCACGGTTGGATTCTTAATAAAGACAGCGCAAAGATGAGTAAATCCCAAGGCGATGTCTTAGACCCCCTTGCCGTTGTAGACAAAGTGGGGCTTGAAAGCTTTAAATACTATTTATCTAGCGAAATTCGTTTTGGTAATGATGCGCCCTTTTCTGAAGAGCTTGTGATTCAAAAGGTCAATTCTGATTTAGCCAATACTCTTGGAAACCTTTTAAGCCGATCCACTAATTTGATTGATAAGTTTTATTCACAAGCTTTACCAGAAGGCAGCGCGCAAGCTCATCCCATTAAAGATGCGGGCTTAGGTTTATTTGCCAAAGTCAAAACTCATGTGTTAGCTAACGAACCCCATTTGGTCTGCTTTGAAGTGATTCAATATTTAAAACAAATCAATCAGTTTGTCGAAGAGAACGCGCCTTGGAAGATGGTCAAAGAAGACACCGTGAAAGCAGGAATTGTTTTACGTGATACCACAGAGGCCCTAAGAATCTCAGCCTGTCTGCTACGTCCTATTTTACAAGACAAAATGGATCAGCTTCTTACGGCGCTGAATTACAAGTTTGATTGGAACACAGTCGAGCAGGATGTCACTCAGTGGTATGTACTGAAGTCTGATCAACCGATCACTAAAGCAGAACCACTATTCCCTAGGATTCAATAA